In Plasmodium vivax chromosome 14, whole genome shotgun sequence, the genomic window TATCGTACTGAATTATTCAtggattaaaaaaacaggCAAAGTTAATCAAAAGCGGAGTTATTTTAATGGTAATCTAATCGCATGGGGTAGGGGGGCCACACTTACATGTATGCGCTTCGTTCGCCATGCaacatattatatgtacgtaGTGGTTATGTGGCTCCTATAACGTATTTGCTAAACATATAACGCCTGTTATTTCTGCGTATGATGTTGAAAAGgctctattttttaagtatgaACTtgtcaatttaaaaaaaaaagatagtCACGCAAATGTAGTTACCTTAATTGTTCTCTATACTTCGAATTTTTCACGTCCCTGCCTATTTTTTGcgtattttactttatatatatattgttttttttttttttttttcgttaaatGGTACAAAATACAAAACAGACTTCCTTCACgcaaaggggtaaaaacATACACGAGAGTGGCTTACCTGTGAAGAATCAAAACAGTGCCGCCGTAGTtgcataatttataaatacaatattttaaaatgaaatgttAAAACAATGTCATgatatttatgaaaaaacgCGATCAATGCGTTCAATTTGgcgtattaaaaaaaaaaaaaaaatttattatgtacctctttttttaaacgtgcattttgcgttttgcatttttcttttaactgCCTCCTTTTCGCGGAACGTCACTGATGAATGCGCGCATTTACatgttcgcaaaaaaaatgagaaaaggcACTACGCGGTTATTATGcagcatttgaaaaaattaaagaaatttatTCCAACTGATGAGCCATTCGATaatgcttcattttgtaaCGCGCTTACTTAATACATTTTAGCTTTTTCTTCCcgtctcttcatttttttcattttcctttttttttttttttgtttcttctcaCATTTCTTTCCTGTTTTAGCAGTTAACCAACCATTTGATCAGTGCATAAGTGTGATCAGATTAAATGCCTATTCTATTTAGGCATTCTGACGCTTAGTACTATTATTTTCCCCATCTTTGCGATCTACAATTGGATAGGTAACAAATGATATGGCTCTTTTCGCCGTCCTACATTCTGATAAAAATAGCACATGGTGCCGTTATTACCTTTTTAACGTCCCAGACGGAATACCCCACTAcgcgtcgtttttttttttccgccaatCGAACGGTCATTTGTTGTCCCCTTTGTACGTACTCGTTGAATTAGAAGAACTTACGTAAAGAGTAAGACGAATATAGAGCAACCTCAATTCGGCGCGGTATTCGCTccataaaggaaaaaattagacCTCCACAAAACTTCAAATTGGGCATTTTAtatacccttttttttttttttttttttgcgtttctcAAATGAGGAtagataaaatatgaaaaatgtaaaaaaggcACCAATTcgaacaaaaaacaaaaaaaaaaacctttaatttaaaataacacaCAAACAAATGTTGGCCACACGGAGGTAGACGGATGCCGTGTTTTATGCCATCGGTTAATGTACCTGTCTGTATTCATGCGCGCATATCTGCATGGCTTCGTGGGGCTATACAAATCCTTCCTCGCTGCACCCTTCAAATGGGATCCCCATTAGtaccggggggggggggggggtccaCTTTTTCATCATTCCTTAAACGCATACGAGAAAGAACCTCGGCGCCCCTGGATGAATAAAACTGCTCATTATTATGAAAAGAGCTAACATCGAAATGCTTTTCGTGGCAAAATATGACGCGGGAGCGGCACATAATTCACTTCCATTTATTCGCCATTAAAGCCCCTGTCCAGTACAAAATTGACCACGCAACTACATCGCCACAGGCTTTATACCCACTGCTTGTGCACATCCAGGGGGATGCAAACGTTTCTCCTTAAAGAATTCTGCTTATAACTGCGCATAACTCGGTCATCATGTCCCTTTTCTTGTTTACCGTTCTTCCTCGCTAATGTTATTCAACGAATATAAAAACTTATGACacctttccccttcttctaACCTcaaatgtgttaaaaaaattacaaaaaaaaaggataagaaaaaaagaataagcTGTGGGGGAAACCACAGGGGTACACTAAAAAAAGCCGCTCTTCCTATAACCCGGATAGCACTCATCATATGTGTCCTTAAAAACGTTTCCAGTTAGGCTATTTTTGTTACTCTCATTTTCAGTTTTGCTCTTCCCTTTATGGGGCACTTTTCCAGAATAGAACAAGTTTATACCATCGCCTTTATCCAGTCGtgtctcttcattttcgtcTTTTTCGCGTTGCTCCGTCTGCGCGCCACTGGCATTTGAGCTGCCAccaccatcatcatcatcatcactATCATCATCAGCAgcttcatcatcatcactaccatcatcgtcatcatcctcgtcgttcttcttcccctcctctgcGCTGCTCGCCCCTTTGGCGTCACCGCTAGCCGCATCGTTCTTAAAAATGTCAATGtcatcgtcgtcctcctcggCAAGCTCAAAATTCCGTTCCTGCTGAAAAAGGCTAGTTGTTAGAGGTCTCTTGGGCAatctttcacttttttttttcttcttattttccATGTGCCACTTAAAACATACGCCTATTTCGTCCAAAACGGGGGCCTTCAAATGGTAAGTATAATTCACCTTAACGTCTTCCACCTTGTATATATACCTGATAGGCACGtcgtttttttccacctccaTATTGATgttgta contains:
- a CDS encoding hypothetical protein, conserved (encoded by transcript PVX_122175A) — protein: MSGELTNSDFRLIFDNYEKEKKERENNLLLKEQKKLKRKQKYLTKKKKSEEKEEQKYRDRAEERRKGIVKDVKDASVLYDNANNTIDESKFMGGDTEHTHLVKGLDYLLLNKVRNKLIDKISSEKEKLKAKKTSDGRIANKIPTFSNEESRHIFKYFFLYEHPHHIHFKKKIGNIYDNIMNNMKFKNYNKNIYSVNYKYNINMEVEKNDVPIRYIYKVEDVKVNYTYHLKAPVLDEIGVCFKWHMENKKKKKSERLPKRPLTTSLFQQERNFELAEEDDDDIDIFKNDAASGDAKGASSAEEGKKNDEDDDDDGSDDDEAADDDSDDDDDGGGSSNASGAQTEQREKDENEETRLDKGDGINLFYSGKVPHKGKSKTENESNKNSLTGNVFKDTYDECYPGYRKSGFF